In Bosea vestrisii, the following are encoded in one genomic region:
- the otnK gene encoding 3-oxo-tetronate kinase, whose product MMLLGVIADDMTGATDVALMLNRAGMRTVQVIGAPAAGAKLPEADAVVAALKSRTNPVAEAVADSLAACEALLAAGARQILFKYCSTFDSTAQGNIGPVADALMQRLGAHQAIVCPAFPANGRSIFQGYLFVGEVPLHESSMKDHPLTPMRDSNLMRLMAAQTGHKVGLASYAAVNQGAAAARKRLAELAADGVRYVVTDALDNGHLMVLGEAISDHVLLTGGSGIAMGLPENFRKAGLLPWRETATHLSAPAGRAGIISGSCSTATRGQIKAALAAGIPALKVDPLALADGSQTAKDLADWALAQPADKPFIVYSSDDPAEVAAVQDELGRDKAGETVEHAFAEVARLLNAGGVTRLLVAGGETSGAVVQGLAIRTLEIGPEIDPGVPWTRVVDGPDMVVALKSGNFGAPDFFLKAWDLLK is encoded by the coding sequence ATGATGCTGCTGGGTGTGATTGCCGACGACATGACGGGCGCGACCGATGTCGCCCTGATGCTGAACCGCGCCGGGATGCGCACGGTCCAGGTCATCGGCGCGCCTGCTGCCGGCGCAAAATTGCCCGAGGCCGATGCCGTTGTCGCCGCACTGAAGTCGCGCACCAATCCTGTCGCCGAGGCCGTGGCGGATTCGCTCGCCGCCTGCGAGGCGCTATTGGCGGCTGGCGCGCGGCAGATCCTGTTCAAATACTGCTCGACCTTCGACTCGACGGCGCAGGGCAATATCGGCCCGGTAGCGGATGCGTTGATGCAGCGCCTCGGCGCTCATCAGGCCATCGTCTGTCCGGCCTTCCCGGCCAATGGCCGCTCAATCTTCCAGGGCTATCTCTTCGTCGGCGAGGTGCCACTGCACGAAAGCTCGATGAAGGACCACCCGCTGACGCCGATGCGGGATTCCAACCTGATGCGGCTGATGGCTGCGCAGACCGGTCACAAGGTCGGGCTCGCCTCCTATGCCGCCGTCAACCAGGGCGCTGCCGCGGCGCGCAAGCGCCTGGCCGAGCTGGCGGCGGACGGCGTGCGCTACGTCGTCACCGACGCGCTCGACAACGGCCATCTGATGGTGCTCGGCGAGGCCATCTCGGACCATGTCTTGCTGACCGGCGGCTCCGGCATCGCGATGGGCCTGCCCGAGAACTTCCGCAAGGCGGGGCTTCTGCCCTGGCGCGAGACGGCGACGCATCTCTCGGCTCCGGCCGGCCGTGCCGGCATCATCTCGGGCAGTTGCTCGACCGCGACGCGCGGGCAGATCAAGGCGGCCTTGGCGGCCGGCATCCCGGCGCTGAAGGTCGATCCGCTGGCGCTGGCCGACGGCAGCCAGACCGCAAAGGACCTGGCGGATTGGGCCTTGGCGCAGCCGGCCGACAAGCCCTTCATCGTCTACTCCAGCGATGACCCGGCCGAGGTCGCAGCGGTGCAGGACGAGCTCGGCCGCGACAAAGCCGGCGAGACGGTCGAGCATGCTTTCGCGGAAGTCGCACGCCTTCTGAACGCCGGCGGCGTCACCCGGCTGCTGGTGGCCGGCGGCGAGACCTCCGGCGCCGTCGTGCAGGGCCTTGCCATCCGCACGCTGGAGATCGGCCCGGAGATCGATCCCGGCGTGCCCTGGACCCGCGTCGTCGACGGGCCGGACATGGTGGTGGCGTTGAAGTCGGGGAATTTCGGCGCGCCCGATTTCTTCCTCAAGGCCTGGGACCTGCTGAAGTAG